Within Scomber scombrus chromosome 12, fScoSco1.1, whole genome shotgun sequence, the genomic segment gtatgagtgatgtagtatgcagtattacagtaaaagtactgcagtagtatgagtgatgtagtatgcagtattacagtaaaagtactgcagtattatagtgatgtagtatgcagtattacagtaaaagtactgcagtattatgagcgatgtagtatgcagtattacagtaaaagtactgcagtagtatgagtgatgtagtatgtagtattacagtaaaagtactgcagtattatagtatttACACTGAAACGATGCTGCTGATTGGTCGGGTGTATGTGTGATGTCACTGagctgctgtgctgtgattggacagGTGAAGACGCCACAGTGATGGGAGACAAAGCGATTCATGACCGAGACGTTGAGTGGCTGACTCAGTCTGACGGTGAGAAGTGAtcactgattattgattattgattatcagtCTGTGTCTAAgctgtgtgtgactctgtgacctttgaccccagtGATCGTGGCGGAGGTCACTCAGCCGTCTTTGGGCGTCGGCTACGAGCTCGGCCGAGCCGTTGACATGAAGAAGAGAATCCTGTGTCTGTTCAGGCCGTCGTCAGGGCGATGTgaggtcacttcctgtttgtttttgtagccATGGCGATGCTGTCATGGCGTCTGCGTCAGGtttaacttcctgtctgtcacacTAACTTCCTGTCTCCGTCCAGCGCTGTCGGCCATGATCAGAGGACTGGACGGTGAGCTGGTCGTAGTGAGAGATTACAGCGAAGACGAGGTGGAGAACGTTGTGGAGGAGTTCTTCAGCACGATGCAGAGAACCTGAAGAAGAACCTGGAGAACCTTCAgctgtcatatatatatatatatatatatatataaagcaaaTGAAACAATAAGTTCAAATActtattcttcagtttttatgttaaACTTTAACGAGTTCATTGAATTCTATTAAATCTGAAgaataaaagtatgttttgtgtttttactgccGTCAGGTTTAAAAGTtattaattaaactaaaaatcaattaaacttTAACTCACTGTAACACAAAACCTTCTCAACTCGTTTTACTTTCTATACAAACTAATAATATTTATCATCTtataaacaaacagctgttttattatttggtcaaagaaatataaaaataaaaggtgTGAGGTAGAAACTCTTAAAGCTTCACCTATAAGATataataaataactataaacataaatataatttacctAAATAATATTACGTACtaacaatgtaaaataaaatagagtaaaacagcaaagaattaaaagttaaatacaaaataaaaattttAGGCTGCAACAGAAAagtgaaaattattattataaacatgtttataaatCTTAATAAATTCATGTTGATCAATAAATGCAGCCGAACtgcttcatcatcattattattattattaatgactgaaaGGGTTCAattatttgttaaataaaaaatgtttcaaagtCTTAAAAGTAAATCACTGAAAACATCCAACATGACAACATCtcgttgtcatggcaacaggcTGCTCAGATcaatatttataacatttaatttatcaataaataaaaatcacagaacaacaaaataacattttcattaatgTATCAGAATTAAATCAGTTTATATTTGCTCTTCATgttgaggaagaggatgaagttCCTCAGACGTCCAGCAGGAGGCAGCGCAGCACTGAGAGTGAAGCTCAGATCTCCCACTGACCCTGAACTCACCTGAGCTCCTGCAGGTTCTCAAGGTTCTACAGAGAACCGGAGGTTAACCTGTAACCATGGTTACCTACCTAAAGAACCCTGACAAGGCTCTAAGGGAACCGTGAGGAACATTAAGGAACCTTAAAGAACTCTGAGGAACCTGGAGGGTTCTGCCAGGtggtgtgacatcatcaggaggGGGCGGGGCTCTGAGAGCAACTTCTGGACACAACAAcggaaaaaatgtgaattattcattaattataaataattcaGAGATGAGTCTGATCAATGTAACTGTTGCTGGGcaacaggacacacacacacacacacacacacacacaggtcattATCACTGAAGCATGATGTGATAAtgacctgtctgtgtgtgtgtgtgactgatgatgtcattgctCATTCAtattaatgatgtcatttaaTCAGCAGCTGATCAGGTAACATGAGTCTGAGGTGTTTTAGTgtccatgaggtttagtttaaatttaaagggttaaaatattaaaataaacgtatgaataacttcacacattctttttttgtggacccagcatcaaatttctgcttttaatccatttagagagaatatattagaggattatggcaaaaatgtctaagtggtgtaaccataaaaactttgtaccaaataattcaacttgcttaaaaacagtaaatagtcaataaaacaccatatcaactagtttggcatgatcttacattataactttatattaaataaaggtaatggaatacaattgttctacatattacatttactctggtaaccatggagaccaggaaacatttacatgttttaaatgaagtcattattagtataagtcttCTTACATTCACAACACAGGGAGTCGGTTAcgtttaaaatattttatttgttttaaaatatacatcagTTTACaaattcagaaaataaaatcattagTAGAGTTttaacagtcttttttttttcatcctttttttttttttttgagttttgtttcccgacaggaagtgaaacaaacaaacagaaacaaacagacCAGAAAAAAACGCTGAGACGACACGAGGAGAGAAACCCTGCAGccggggtcagaggtcagaggtcagagcgAGGAGGCGGAGTCACGATCTGCCGAacgtttaaaaacaacaaaacaacgtTCAGCTCCGAAAAAACGTCCAGAAAACAAACGTTTCCCCAAAAACTCCGCTGGGTTCAGTCCACGTAACTGTTCCTTTAAGTTCCACGTCAGGTGACCTCAAGTGACCCCAGATGACCTGTAGTGACTACAGGATGACCTCTAGTGACCCCAGGATGAACTCTAGTGACCCCAGGATGAACTCTAGTGACCCCATCCCGATTAAAGGACCCTCCCGTCTCTCGCTGATCGTGTTCGAGTCTTTTTGGATTTGTTTTGCTAAAGTTAGCACGTTAGCTCGCTAACAGCACCGTCTGGTTCGCTATAACACATTCTGATTAGGACGCTAGCTAACTGGTGCTAACGTGTTGTTTCTTCTGGATCAGGAACCAATCACACGTCTCGTTCGGACGTTTAGAAACACTGATCAATATTTAACAGACCAAACAGCTGATCGGTTAATGAGAACataattaacagattaaaagataattaataaaaatcataaaacttAAATCTTTCAATGACAGTTTacagtgtttacagtgtttaagCCCCGCCCTCTTTCTTTCAGTGGTCCAATCAGACGTGAGGATTCAATGTCGCGGTGGAAACGCTGAAGAACAACAATCAGGATGTGCTAATGCTAACGTAGCCTGTAGATTTTAGCGTTAGCACGTTGAAATGAACACGGACacattcaaagtgtttttttttcgaAGGCAACAATTTACACGTTTACGATCTTTAAAGTTTACGTTCTTTAATATTTATGATCTTTAACGTTTACGATCTTTAAAGTTTACGTTCTTTAATATTTATGATCTTTAACGTTTACGATCTTAAACGTTTCCAATCTTTAACGTTTACGATCTTTAACGTTAGCGATTTTTAACATTTACGATCTTTAACGTTTACAATCGTTAACATTTACGATCTTTAATGTTTACAATCTTTAACGTTTACGATCTTTAACGTTTACAATCTTTAACATTTACGATCTTTAACGTTTACAATCTTTAACATTTACGATCTTTAATGCTTACAATCTTTAACGTTTACGATCTTTAACGTTTACAATCTTTAACGTTTACAGTCTTTAACGTTTACGATCTTTAATGTTTACGATCTTTAACGTTTACAGTCTTTAACGTTTACGATCTTTAACGTTACGATCTTTAACATTTACGATCTTTAACGTTTACAATCTTTAACATTTACGATCTTTAACGTTtacaatatttaatgtttacGATCTTTAACGTATCGAAGCTTTCAGGAAACTGTTTATTCCCGCGGACCCTGAACGCAGCAGAATAACAAACACGATCAAACTGATTCGATCGCAGTGATGCATGCTGGGACACAGACTCATTAATAAGttgtttaatagttttaatgtttaataataacGTTAAATAATCACGTTGgcagctttaaatgttaataattcattatgAATATGACTGAGGAGCTTTCAGCTGTACAgcatggtcttcatcagcagattaaGATTGTTTTCTTGAATGATGACAGCCGTCTCCATGACGACACGCCACGATGAAGAGCGGAAACAGTTACACACGGCGAGGAAGAGACAATGAATCTTATTCTGTTTTTTGGAAGacgtcatcttcatcatcagcGATGTGACATTTCTTCTgcaccaaacaacaaatcaattaataatgaaaataatgtttagaggatgaagaggaggaggaagatgaagaggatgaagatgaagaggaggaagaagaggatgaaaagtAGGAGGaacatgaagaggaggaagatgaagaggaggaagaagaggatgaagatgaagaggaggaagaagaggatgaagatgaagaggaggaagaagaggatgaagagtaggatgaagaggaagaggaggatgatgaagatgaggaggaagatgaggaggaacaggaagacgaagaagaggatgatgaggatgatgaagaggaggagtgtTGGAGGTGACCTTGGCTGAGTCGTTGGGTCGACGTCTCCGATTATATTCATGAAGAAGAATCATTAAAGTTTCAAGAGTCCAGATGTAAATCTATTTATACCCAGAATACATCactctgctacacacacacacacacagagtctcacacacactcagagtctcacacacacagtaacacactttctttcatttcctcctcgTGTGTCTCCTGCACATCTGATGACTCGTATGAAATATTAAACACTTACATTtccacacacacgcgcacacacacacacacacacacagctctctctcacacacacacacacacacacacagctctcacacacacacacagctctcacacacacacacacacacagctctctcacacacacacacacacacacacacacacacacacaccacacacacacacacacacacagctctctctctcacacacacagctctctcacacacacacacacacacacacacacacacacacacacacacacacacacacacacacacacacacacacacacacacacacacactttacagtATTAGCGACCCATTTCTGACGGTAATAAAACTTTAATAATTTAGCCGCAGAATCTCGTTCGGATAATTACAGCCGAGGAtgttgaggaagaggaggaggaggaggaagatgaagagaggaggaggaagatgaggaagataaggataaggaggaggaagaagaggaatgtttgaggagaaaaaggacaaaagaagaataaagaaaatgaaacgaAGGAAAAGtaagatgaagaggatgaagatgatgaagaggatgatgaagatgatgatgaagatgacgaAGAGCAGACTGTGTGTTTCAGCGGTTGTTTTACTTcctgcagcagaagaagaaaatgttgtaTTGTAAATAATTGAGCGGTTCAGAGAAGCTTTCTGCTGTTAAAGGAACaaagtttctgttttattcatcGAGGCGACGTCAACAAGCTGCAACCAGAGTCCCGAGTTAGAGCCGTGGTTTACATGCTGATAACACGCCTAAAACATGCTGAAACACGCCTAAAACATGCtgaaacatgatgaaaacatgCTGATAACACACTGAAACACGCGGGTACTGTCCTTTAGAAACAGTCACATGATGAGTTATGTTTTTCATCTTaatattaaccttcctgttgttctcgagtcaaatttgaaacagaaatattaatttatttcatctaATTACCTGAAAAATCACACAGAtggtctcatattacattccaTATTCCTCTTTGTGATAATAAATCAACATATTTGTCTCTAAAATCCTGAATTTTCTCTtaaatttggttaaaataattcataatttcttcttttttaactaaaaatgtGCTataatctcatttaaatgagacgtattgaccatcatttattaaaaaatatgtgttaaactTGTGGTAATACGTTGGAATGAGGTTAAAAAAGGTCTAAACACAGAATTGGGagataatttatactttatgatTTAATAACGATCAATTTTGACCAGAGTGGAAAaaagcagcaagacatcatggaggtcaaagagaaaaaataatattcaattAATCAGTTTAGTCGTTTTTTGAAGAATTTGTTGCTTTTAGCgtcttaaatgtgatttaaaactttattttttcatttaacagaaAACTCTCTCTTTAAACTTTGCCTGTTTCCTCCTTTAAAGAGACGTTAAAGTTAAACTCTGCAGAGCTTCTATAACCTGCTGAAGAAAACCATGTGATGCAGCCGAAAGCTCCCAAACACTGAGACCTCTGCGTCCCATAATGCACCAGTGCGGCGGTGATGAAGCTGCAGGCCTGTGATTGGTGCTCGTGTTTGTCTGCGCGACTCGTTAATTTGTGATGAAGATTAAAACATTACTTTTGGCCGCTCCGGGCTTCCGTAGGACTCGTCGTCTTCTAGCGTAACGGATGAAAACTCGTCAGCGGATCGTCACCGATGATGATAATCGATCAGTTTGATCAGAGATTGAAGCTTTAACTATAATACACtgtgacagaaacaaacaaaatgagatttcactgatcaataaaaacatctaCAGACCGATTCAAGcgctgatcaataatcaataatcaataatcagctgTGAAAACATGGAGACCGAAACACGGTCAAAGTAAAAGTGTTCAGAAAAAACTCAACAAGACTCGTTACAAGCTGCTCGACTCAGCTGGGAAAtctacaatcaatcaatcaatcaatcaatcaatcgatgGATCATTCAGTGAGTCGATCAATCATCACTGGTGTTCGGTGAGTCACAATCAGAGAGCTGTGAGGAAGGCAACCAGCCGACATTCAATCAGCCACATTGAcctcagagaagaagaacaagcCTGAAAGTTACAGTGAAGCTACGGAGGCTCGTTGGtgccagaaaataaaaacattaaaaatcaaaataaaagaaaaactaataaacACATCTGGATGTTTCCGATCTCAGACCTGatttaataaactttttaatcTGATTTCTTAGTTTCAGGTCAGACCAGCGGGGGGCGCCAACGCTCCCGAAGAATCAGCCGCTTTTAGCTTCTCATCAgattattaaacatattttaataaacagtcgacctcatggtggcgctaaaGGGAAAGTCGGAGGCAAAATGCATCCATCCTGtgttactgtttattttattattaataatatttgtatttcatcattttaacgTCGATTTGTTTTTGCTCAGTTTTTATGTCTTTGCTTCTCAGAGTGTTtaaaaagtgcagaaataaagttattattagtagtattagtgttgttattattattattattattattattatataacatttCAGTCAGAAACTAAGTGTAATACTGAGACCGACATGCTGCTAATGAcgaaaaacatgacaaaaaaattaagttttaacGTTAAATGAGAAACTTTACCGGACCGAACAGATTTAAACTGTTTAACgtttataaaaatattaatttactcGTCTGCTATGTCAGATTTTATTCATCTCCACTGAGACTTTTTACTTCTCTGGTGTTTTGGCCTCTTTGTTATAAATACTgactttatttttaacaattatTTGCCAAAAAGTTGAGATTTCTCGGACTCTATTTTTCCTTAAATTGTGTCGAAGAtcaaaactgttttaataacGACTGAAACGTGTTTACGTCTTATTAATAACTGACTTCATGATTTAAATCTAACATTTCTTTAACATTAGCCGTCCTGTTTCTGGCACTAACAGGCCTCCGTAGCTCCATGAGAACATCTGGAACATGAAACTgatcagaaaacaacaaagtcaa encodes:
- the dnph1 gene encoding 2'-deoxynucleoside 5'-phosphate N-hydrolase 1, coding for MKVYFCGSIRGGRDDVHLYRKIINKLQSYGSVLTEHVSNPELTDRGEDATVMGDKAIHDRDVEWLTQSDVIVAEVTQPSLGVGYELGRAVDMKKRILCLFRPSSGRSLSAMIRGLDGELVVVRDYSEDEVENVVEEFFSTMQRT